A single region of the Xiphias gladius isolate SHS-SW01 ecotype Sanya breed wild chromosome 17, ASM1685928v1, whole genome shotgun sequence genome encodes:
- the LOC120802830 gene encoding uncharacterized protein LOC120802830 produces MSGRGKGGKGLGKGGAKRHRKVLRDNIQGITKPAIRRLARRGGVKRISGLIYEETRGVLKVFLENVIRDAVTYTEHAKRKTVTAMDVVYALKRQGRTLYGFGGFKAPKKGSKKAVSKSVTKTGKKKRKTRRESYAIYVYKVLKQVHPDTGISSKAMSIMNSFVSDIFERIAGEASRLAHYNKRSTITSREIQTAVRLLLPGELAKHAVSEGTKAVTKYTSSKRTKMARTKQTARKSTGGKAPRKQLATKAARKSAPATGGVKKPHRYRPGTVALREIRRYQKSTELLIRKLPFQRLVREIAQDFKTDLRFQSSAVMALQEASEAYLVGLFEDTNLCAIHAKRVTIMPKDIQLARRIRGERAHFSRTKRRKKSLNMSGRGKTGAGKTRAKAKTRSSRAGLQFPVGRVHRLLRKGNYAERVGAGAPVYLAAVLEYLTAEILELAGNAARDNKKTRIIPRHLQLAVRNDEELNKLLGGVTIAQGGVLPNIQAVLLPKKTEKPAKKIPSVWPRAALSSLSKHRREMSGRGKGGKGLGKGGAKRHRKVLRDNIQGITKPAIRRLARRGGVKRISGLIYEETRGVLKVFLENVIRDAVTYTEHAKRKTVTAMDVVYALKRQGRTLYGFGG; encoded by the exons ATGAGCGGTAGAGGAAAGGGAGGTAAGGGACTCGGCAAAGGAGGCGCCAAGCGCCACCGCAAGGTCCTCCGCGATAACATCCAGGGCATCACCAAGCCCGCCATCCGCCGCCTGGCTCGCCGTGGCGGCGTCAAGCGTATCTCCGGCCTCATCTACGAGGAGACCCGCGGCGTGCTCAAGGTTTTCCTGGAGAACGTCATCCGCGACGCCGTCACCTACACCGAGCACGCCAAGAGGAAGACCGTCACCGCCATGGACGTGGTCTACGCCCTCAAGCGGCAGGGACGCACTCTCTACGGCTTCGGCGGCT TCAAAGCACCGAAGAAGGGCTCCAAGAAAGCCGTGTCCAAGAGCGTCACCAAGACCggcaagaagaagagaaagaccAGGAGGGAGAGCTATGCCATCTACGTGTACAAGGTCCTGAAGCAGGTCCACCCCGACACCGGCATCTCCTCCAAGGCCATGAGCATCATGAACTCCTTCGTGAGCGACATCTTCGAGCGCATCGCCGGCGAGGCCTCCCGCCTGGCCCACTACAACAAGCGCTCCACCATCACCTCCAGGGAGATCCAGACCGCCGTCCGTCTCCTGCTCCCCGGCGAGCTGGCTAAGCACGCCGTGTCCGAGGGCACCAAGGCTGTGACCAAGTACACCAGCTCCAA ACGAACTAAAATGGCCAGAACGAAGCAGACTGCTCGTAAATCCACCGGAGGAAAGGCTCCCAGGAAGCAGCTGGCGACCAAAGCTGCCCGTAAGAGCGCCCCAGCCACCGGCGGAGTCAAGAAGCCCCACCGTTACAGGCCCGGTACCGTGGCTCTCAGAGAGATCCGTCGCTACCAGAAGTCCACCGAGCTGCTAATTCGTAAGCTGCCCTTCCAGCGCCTGGTGAGGGAGATCGCTCAGGACTTCAAGACCGATCTGCGCTTCCAGAGCTCCGCCGTCATGGCTCTGCAGGAGGCCAGCGAGGCCTACTTGGTCGGCCTGTTCGAGGACACCAACCTGTGCGCCATCCACGCCAAGAGGGTCACCATCATGCCAAAGGACATCCAGCTGGCCCGCCGCATCCGCGGAGAGAGG GCACATTTCTCTCGCACTAAACGAAGAAAGAAATCTCTAAACATGTCTGGACGTGGAAAGACCGGTGCCGGCAAGACCAGAGCAAAGGCCAAGACTCGCTCATCTCGTGCCGGACTCCAGTTCCCCGTCGGCCGTGTCCACAGGCTGCTGAGGAAGGGCAACTACGCCGAGCGTGTCGGTGCCGGCGCCCCAGTCTACCTGGCCGCGGTGCTCGAGTACCTGACCGCTGAGATCCTGGAGTTGGCCGGCAACGCCGCCCGCGACAACAAGAAGACCAGGATCATCCCCAGGCACTTGCAGCTGGCCGTCCGCAACGACGAGGAGCTCAACAAACTGCTCGGCGGAGTCACCATCGCTCAGGGCGGTGTGCTGCCCAACATCCAGGCCGTCCTCCTGCCCAAGAAGACCGAGAAGCCCGCCAAGAA AATACCGAGCGTCTGGCCACGAGCAGCACTTTCATCTTTGTCTAAACACAGAAGAGAAATGAGCGGtagaggaaagggagggaagggaCTCGGCAAAGGAGGCGCCAAGCGCCACCGTAAGGTCCTCCGCGATAACATCCAGGGCATCACCAAGCCCGCCATCCGCCGCCTGGCTCGCCGTGGCGGCGTCAAGCGTATCTCCGGCCTCATCTACGAGGAGACCCGCGGCGTGCTTAAGGTTTTCCTGGAGAACGTCATCCGCGACGCCGTCACCTACACCGAGCACGCCAAGAGGAAGACCGTCACCGCCATGGACGTGGTCTACGCCCTCAAGCGGCAGGGACGCACTCTCTACGGCTTCGGAGGCTAA
- the LOC120802528 gene encoding histone H2B 1/2-like — protein sequence MPDPVKAPKKGSKKAVSKSVTKTGKKKRKTRRESYAIYVYKVLKQVHPDTGISSKAMSIMNSFVSDIFERIAGEASRLAHYNKRSTITSREIQTAVRLLLPGELAKHAVSEGTKAVTKYTSSK from the coding sequence ATGCCTGATCCAGTCAAAGCACCGAAGAAGGGCTCCAAGAAAGCCGTGTCCAAGAGCGTCACCAAGACCggcaagaagaagagaaagaccAGGAGGGAGAGCTATGCCATCTACGTGTACAAGGTCCTGAAGCAGGTCCACCCCGACACCGGCATCTCCTCCAAGGCCATGAGCATCATGAACTCCTTCGTGAGCGACATCTTCGAGCGCATCGCCGGCGAGGCCTCCCGCCTGGCCCACTACAACAAGCGCTCCACCATCACCTCCAGGGAGATCCAGACCGCCGTCCGTCTCCTGCTCCCCGGCGAGCTGGCTAAGCACGCCGTGTCCGAGGGCACCAAGGCTGTGACCAAGTACACCAGCTCCAAGTAA
- the LOC120802521 gene encoding histone H2A-like translates to MSGRGKTGAGKTRAKAKTRSSRAGLQFPVGRVHRLLRKGNYAERVGAGAPVYLAAVLEYLTAEILELAGNAARDNKKTRIIPRHLQLAVRNDEELNKLLGGVTIAQGGVLPNIQAVLLPKKTEKPAKK, encoded by the coding sequence ATGTCTGGACGTGGAAAGACCGGTGCCGGCAAGACCAGAGCAAAGGCCAAGACTCGCTCATCTCGTGCCGGACTCCAGTTCCCCGTCGGCCGTGTCCACAGGCTGCTGAGGAAGGGCAACTACGCCGAGCGTGTCGGTGCCGGCGCCCCAGTCTACCTGGCCGCGGTGCTCGAGTACCTGACCGCTGAGATCCTGGAGTTGGCCGGCAACGCCGCCCGCGACAACAAGAAGACCAGGATCATCCCCAGGCACTTGCAGCTGGCCGTCCGCAACGACGAGGAGCTCAACAAACTGCTCGGCGGAGTCACCATCGCTCAGGGCGGTGTGCTGCCCAACATCCAGGCCGTCCTCCTGCCCAAGAAGACCGAGAAGCCCGCCAAGAAGTAA
- the LOC120802529 gene encoding histone H2B 1.1-like produces the protein MPDPVKAPKKGSKKAVSKSVTKTGKKKRKPRRESYAIYVYKVLKQVHPDTGISSKAMQIMNSFVGDIFERIAGEASRLAHYNKRSTITSREIQTAVRLLLPGELAKHAVSEGTKAVTKYTSSK, from the coding sequence ATGCCTGATCCAGTCAAAGCACCGAAGAAGGGCTCCAAGAAAGCCGTGTCCAAGAGCGTCACCAAGACCggcaagaagaagagaaagccCAGGAGGGAGAGCTATGCCATCTACGTGTACAAGGTCCTGAAGCAGGTCCACCCCGACACCGGCATCTCCTCCAAGGCCATGCAGATCATGAACTCCTTCGTGGGCGATATCTTCGAGCGCATCGCCGGCGAGGCCTCCCGCCTGGCCCACTACAACAAGCGCTCCACCATCACCTCCAGGGAGATCCAGACCGCCGTCCGTCTCCTGCTCCCCGGTGAGCTGGCCAAGCACGCCGTGTCCGAGGGCACCAAGGCTGTGACAAAGTACACCAGCTCCAAGTAA
- the LOC120802525 gene encoding histone H2A-like — protein MSGRGKTGAGKTRAKAKTRSSRAGLQFPVGRVHRLLRKGNYAERVGAGAPVYLAAVLEYLTAEILELAGNAARDNKKTRIIPRHLQLAVRNDEELNKLLGGVTIAQGGVLPNIQAVLLPKKTEKPAKK, from the coding sequence ATGTCTGGACGTGGAAAGACCGGTGCCGGCAAGACCAGAGCAAAGGCCAAGACTCGCTCATCTCGTGCCGGACTCCAGTTCCCCGTCGGCCGTGTCCACAGGCTGCTGAGGAAGGGCAACTACGCCGAGCGTGTCGGTGCCGGCGCCCCAGTCTACCTGGCCGCGGTGCTCGAGTACCTGACCGCTGAGATCCTGGAGTTGGCCGGCAACGCCGCCCGCGACAACAAGAAGACCAGGATCATCCCCAGGCACTTGCAGCTGGCCGTCCGCAACGACGAGGAGCTCAACAAACTGCTCGGCGGAGTCACCATCGCCCAGGGCGGCGTGCTGCCCAACATCCAGGCCGTCCTCCTGCCCAAGAAGACCGAGAAGCCCGCCAAGAAGTAA
- the LOC120802537 gene encoding histone H4, protein MSGRGKGGKGLGKGGAKRHRKVLRDNIQGITKPAIRRLARRGGVKRISGLIYEETRGVLKVFLENVIRDAVTYTEHAKRKTVTAMDVVYALKRQGRTLYGFGG, encoded by the coding sequence ATGAGCGGtagaggaaagggagggaagggaCTCGGCAAAGGAGGCGCCAAGCGCCACCGTAAGGTCCTCCGCGATAACATCCAGGGCATCACCAAGCCCGCCATCCGCCGCCTGGCTCGCCGTGGCGGCGTCAAGCGTATCTCCGGCCTCATCTACGAGGAGACCCGCGGCGTGCTCAAGGTTTTCCTGGAGAACGTCATCCGCGACGCCGTCACCTACACCGAGCACGCCAAGAGGAAGACCGTCACCGCCATGGACGTGGTCTACGCCCTCAAGCGGCAGGGACGCACTCTCTACGGCTTCGGAGGCTAA
- the LOC120803112 gene encoding E3 ubiquitin-protein ligase RNF26-like isoform X1 produces the protein MPRVLYECSSDYICLRHVATSKMDAVNAVFLAAGRCADACCLLLELVVGTLGWLLRVLSGAGASIHSALVTLSSSTLVEYWNFALFSFLAATEAVSSAAHGALNVVEGWLQTLGGVFESFKMVGHLFCHVAWRIKDVLHRGFISGSCILRQTCEGILIALSLVLYFVNTVVNIVLIGTQNCLSALAGVWEAVAGPVHKVVELALTLLTFLYSCLVGASMLLWTPCQLLLDFLGALGRVFITVFMVDSHGLLVTAAVVSLALLALNPRLPVLAGRLSLHLVNAVPGARGLQTTVRRLYAVTLEPAQSGTARDMITTRLLNTEAELPPADGLSQPDPVQLRAQQDGEPASGGGGRASTSPPNSAAEDGELLSLLKEQEERKKCVICQDLSKTVLLLPCRHLCLCRHCADILTQRRPAQQRCCPLCRQHITQTLDVFL, from the exons ATGCCCCGAGTTCTCTACGAATGTAGCAGCGATTACATCTGTCTGCGCCATGTCGCGACG TCTAAAATGGATGCGGTGAACGCGGTGTTCCTTGCGGCTGGGAGATGTGCGGACGCCTGCTGCTTGCTGCTCGAACTGGTCGTGGGGACGTTGGGCTGGCTGCTCCGCGTCCTGTCCGGCGCGGGCGCTTCCATCCACAGCGCGCTGGTCACCCTGAGCAGCTCCACTTTGGTCGAATACTGGAACTTtgctctcttctccttcctcgCCGCCACTGAGGCCGTCTCCAGCGCGGCCCACGGAGCCCTGAACGTTGTGGAGGGCTGGCTGCAGACGCTGGGGGGGGTGTTTGAGAGTTTCAAGATGGTCGGACACCTCTTTTGTCACGTGGCGTGGCGCATCAAGGACGTGCTGCACCGCGGGTTTATTTCAGGAAGCTGCATCCTGCGGCAGACGTGCGAAGGCATCCTCATCGCGCTCAGCCTCGTTCTCTACTTCGTCAACACCGTGGTCAACATCGTCCTCATCGGCACGCAGAACTGCCTGTCTGCGTTGGCGGGCGTCTGGGAGGCGGTGGCGGGCCCCGTGCACAAAGTCGTGGAGCTGGCTCTGACCCTGCTGACCTTCCTGTACAGCTGTCTGGTCGGCGCCTCCATGCTGCTGTGGACGCcctgccagctgctgctggactTCCTGGGAGCACTGGGACGTGTCTTCATCACTGTTTTCATGGTCGACTCTCACGGCCTGCTGGTCACAGCGGCCGTCGTCTCCCTGGCGTTGCTGGCCTTGAACCCCAGGCTTCCTGTCCTCGCTGGACGGCTGAGCCTCCACTTGGTCAACGCCGTGCCGGGAGCTCGGGGCCTGCAGACGACCGTTCGCAGGCTGTACGCAGTGACGCTGGAACCGGCCCAATCCGGGACAGCCCGGGACATGATCACAACGAGGCTCCTGAACACCGAGGCCGAGCTGCCGCCAGCGGATGGCCTGAGCCAGCCGGACCCGGTGCAGCTTCGCGCTCAGCAGGACGGCGAGCCGGcgagcggcggcggcggcagggCGAGTACATCCCCGCCGAACTCAGCCGCGGAGGACGGCGAGCTGCTGAGCCTGCtgaaggagcaggaggagaggaagaagtgtGTCATCTGTCAGGATTTGAGCAAGacggtgctgctgctgccctgcCGTCACCTCTGCCTCTGCCGGCACTGCGCCGACATCCTGACGCAACGCCGACCCGCCCAGCAGCGCTGCTGTCCGCTCTGCCGGCAGCACATCACACAGACCTTGGACGTCTTCCTCTGA
- the LOC120803112 gene encoding E3 ubiquitin-protein ligase RNF26-like isoform X2, which yields MDAVNAVFLAAGRCADACCLLLELVVGTLGWLLRVLSGAGASIHSALVTLSSSTLVEYWNFALFSFLAATEAVSSAAHGALNVVEGWLQTLGGVFESFKMVGHLFCHVAWRIKDVLHRGFISGSCILRQTCEGILIALSLVLYFVNTVVNIVLIGTQNCLSALAGVWEAVAGPVHKVVELALTLLTFLYSCLVGASMLLWTPCQLLLDFLGALGRVFITVFMVDSHGLLVTAAVVSLALLALNPRLPVLAGRLSLHLVNAVPGARGLQTTVRRLYAVTLEPAQSGTARDMITTRLLNTEAELPPADGLSQPDPVQLRAQQDGEPASGGGGRASTSPPNSAAEDGELLSLLKEQEERKKCVICQDLSKTVLLLPCRHLCLCRHCADILTQRRPAQQRCCPLCRQHITQTLDVFL from the coding sequence ATGGATGCGGTGAACGCGGTGTTCCTTGCGGCTGGGAGATGTGCGGACGCCTGCTGCTTGCTGCTCGAACTGGTCGTGGGGACGTTGGGCTGGCTGCTCCGCGTCCTGTCCGGCGCGGGCGCTTCCATCCACAGCGCGCTGGTCACCCTGAGCAGCTCCACTTTGGTCGAATACTGGAACTTtgctctcttctccttcctcgCCGCCACTGAGGCCGTCTCCAGCGCGGCCCACGGAGCCCTGAACGTTGTGGAGGGCTGGCTGCAGACGCTGGGGGGGGTGTTTGAGAGTTTCAAGATGGTCGGACACCTCTTTTGTCACGTGGCGTGGCGCATCAAGGACGTGCTGCACCGCGGGTTTATTTCAGGAAGCTGCATCCTGCGGCAGACGTGCGAAGGCATCCTCATCGCGCTCAGCCTCGTTCTCTACTTCGTCAACACCGTGGTCAACATCGTCCTCATCGGCACGCAGAACTGCCTGTCTGCGTTGGCGGGCGTCTGGGAGGCGGTGGCGGGCCCCGTGCACAAAGTCGTGGAGCTGGCTCTGACCCTGCTGACCTTCCTGTACAGCTGTCTGGTCGGCGCCTCCATGCTGCTGTGGACGCcctgccagctgctgctggactTCCTGGGAGCACTGGGACGTGTCTTCATCACTGTTTTCATGGTCGACTCTCACGGCCTGCTGGTCACAGCGGCCGTCGTCTCCCTGGCGTTGCTGGCCTTGAACCCCAGGCTTCCTGTCCTCGCTGGACGGCTGAGCCTCCACTTGGTCAACGCCGTGCCGGGAGCTCGGGGCCTGCAGACGACCGTTCGCAGGCTGTACGCAGTGACGCTGGAACCGGCCCAATCCGGGACAGCCCGGGACATGATCACAACGAGGCTCCTGAACACCGAGGCCGAGCTGCCGCCAGCGGATGGCCTGAGCCAGCCGGACCCGGTGCAGCTTCGCGCTCAGCAGGACGGCGAGCCGGcgagcggcggcggcggcagggCGAGTACATCCCCGCCGAACTCAGCCGCGGAGGACGGCGAGCTGCTGAGCCTGCtgaaggagcaggaggagaggaagaagtgtGTCATCTGTCAGGATTTGAGCAAGacggtgctgctgctgccctgcCGTCACCTCTGCCTCTGCCGGCACTGCGCCGACATCCTGACGCAACGCCGACCCGCCCAGCAGCGCTGCTGTCCGCTCTGCCGGCAGCACATCACACAGACCTTGGACGTCTTCCTCTGA